GCGCTAAAATAACTATCccttaaattgtaatttttataagCATATTGAAATTTTTGGCTTTAGAGACAAAATTTATGCTGCATAAAGTAAGAAACCTGAGAAAGAGCAATATCCATTGGCATTGCTCTTGTAATTGTTAGTGCTTAAATCTTGTGGCTGAGTCCATACTTGATCACCTGATACCAGATCAAGTACCACCATTGTGCTTGCAGAATTGTACCCATCAGCACTCGTCCATGCAGATACTTGAGAATTCccatttttcattatttttgttagaACATTACTTCTACCATTTATTTTCATTGAATTTACCTGGAATACATAAACACCTGGAATTGCACAGACGAACTTGCCGGTTTCGTTGTTGTAGTCATCTCCCACATTTGTAATTATTGTGTCGTACTTCATTGGGCTAACGGCATGACGACCTGGGTCTGATGTAAAAACTACTGAAAAGGCAGATTTCTGCTGACTAGCTTGTTCACCCTTTTCTCCCTTTACACCCTTTGAACCTGGTAGTCCAATAAGACCTTGAGGTCCAGTTGGTCCTAATTTACCAGGAATCCCATCTAAGCCATTGCTTCCTTTATCTCCtttcattccttgttctcctttcattccttgttctccattcATTCCGTGCTCTCCtttcattccttgttctcctttcGCTCCATTCATTCCTTGTGGCCCTGACACACCTGGATTACCATGATGTCCTGGAATGCCAGGAACCCCAGCTGTACAACAGCTATTACAAGCTGCTGTATCAGTTTGAGCATAGGTGATACTAATTTGTATAGTAGCAATTGTGAAGAACATGTAAAATCTGAAATTgaatcaaatttataattttgttggCATGTAAGGTCTATTACCAagcatttttataatataaatgatagAATTTGACaaccatattaaaattaaattgccaTTTGTCAATCAGACATATTACTATAGACTTCACTACTATCATGTGACACATTTTGTCAATCATACTATAGATTGACAAATggcaatttaattttaacatagtTATCAAATTTGATAAATTATATTAGTTTTGAAGTCtataacaattcaattcaacaacaattcaacaacaacatttatttagaaacagcTCAAGAAATAAAAGCAATATacattaattacaattacttAAAATGGTAACATTAAATAAGAACTGCTTCTGGGTtcagaaaaaaaagtaaaagaacTTGTCAAATACCAAAccctaaacaaaacaaaaacaacaaaaaaacaactgcATGTAGTTATGAATTATAATTCTAAAGAAATTCATGAATGTTTTAgatatttcatttaataattaaaaaatctaattatggtacattatttgtatttggaaattttttaaatagatttttaaaatatttaaaggtTTTTACAGCAAGTCGTTTCTATAGACAGTTCATTCCATAACTTATGACCACCTACTGTAACCAAATAATTGAGACCTTTTCAGCCTTGTAAATGGTACTTCCAATCTTTTGGTATTTCTAAGCTGATAAAAACTTACAGACTTAAAAACTATCAGATTGGTttgcattttttaattattctaaCTTGACAACcattttaaaggccaggtgtgGTGAAGTATTTTTATAAATCTCACATTCCAGTATTAATTAGTATTTCCtatgtttctttattttgtCCTGCCTTACATTTCAAATTATCCTTTAGGCgtcatctacaaattatttcagaccacaAATCAGCGTCCAGAcgcgttttctattgtttacCCAAAAACGCGTCTCAAAACCCGTCTGATTTGGCTGCGTCTAGACGCCAATATGCATGTTCGACTATGGCCCCGCCCCTATATACGGCTGACTGCACATTTTTATACTGTGTACAAGTGAATTCATTGAGAGcgtgatattaaattattatttacaactgGCAGTAAGACAAACAAATCAGTACAGGTATACCCTTTTACCGCCAACAGAGTATACTGTAAAGCGCAAATTTTCGTTTCTATTTATTTGcgaccttttatttttcttgtgctAAAGAGTGAATTTACCACATGCAAAAACGTTAAAGTTAACTTTTGGAACATGGAATCACTCAAACTATTGacctacagtacagaaagaaaatactgcaactttacctacgaagtagcttcgtaggctacgttgttggcttcgtaggttccattgtttggcttcgtaacctcaataaacaactttcaatgaactacgttctgaacttcgtagggagtttgtaacctaaataaacaaccctacgatgttcttagtgaagTCAGAaggtgtgaaattaatgtgttaaatttaactggcggaggaccaagttgtaaatatataatattttttaatcataatcgtttccttcgtgcgtgtttacttactcaacggcgaatataaatataaatttcccacgatgtaAACGTAGAGACACGCGATCCAACACAGGTGAATCTCAACGAACAGGCCAactaataaacatattatagtGAACGTCCAGTCCATCCAGAACGATGCCGagaaaaaaagatcgtaaacaattcattctaaatatagcatcagaacgttcaatcggtcgcgcaaaaagactgccgacagaagaccgtaataaatacagacctagtttttttggtcacatgacgacgataaaacagtaattacgatcgtgtacctggattttgtgtcacatgacatgaaacataatactctctTTCTAGCTCTAAactgctcacatgttttttcccctccaaattctggtcgagcctttttctttacacatgtcgtaatcattttaaaaggtctaggccctaggcctatgttaaatcttaatatggaatatatatttatttttcatagcctaggcctaggtgtcattgtttttataattcgctaacccaaggtaggagcgttaaataatttataggcctagtgtaggccgccgaaactaggctagcctagacttTCTTTTTCTCTGCATGAGCTGAGGTCCACAGGCCCGATGTCG
This is a stretch of genomic DNA from Antedon mediterranea chromosome 3, ecAntMedi1.1, whole genome shotgun sequence. It encodes these proteins:
- the LOC140045389 gene encoding complement C1q-like protein 2 codes for the protein MYLGFYMFFTIATIQISITYAQTDTAACNSCCTAGVPGIPGHHGNPGVSGPQGMNGAKGEQGMKGEHGMNGEQGMKGEQGMKGDKGSNGLDGIPGKLGPTGPQGLIGLPGSKGVKGEKGEQASQQKSAFSVVFTSDPGRHAVSPMKYDTIITNVGDDYNNETGKFVCAIPGVYVFQVNSMKINGRSNVLTKIMKNGNSQVSAWTSADGYNSASTMVVLDLVSGDQVWTQPQDLSTNNYKSNANGYCSFSGFLLYAA